A portion of the Paenibacillus marchantiae genome contains these proteins:
- a CDS encoding carbohydrate ABC transporter permease produces the protein MKWLYRTGSALMAVMFAAPLVWMLMVSIKEEGMKIITVLDWFKPPYSLAVYNEILTTTKLSQWVVNSLFVAVVVTVLTVIFAAMAGFALSKVPFRFRTFVFFFILGGLLIPGEATIIPLYQVAKDLHLLNSYSGLIIPALASPVAVIVLKSFFDGVPNDLLESVQIDGGGFWRIFTSIMLPLTRPAMASMAILTFIGSWNNFLWPFLSITDDNLFTLPMGIPTLMGQYSEDYVKPMVINAVASVPIIILFIIFEKQIVKGISMSGIKG, from the coding sequence ATGAAATGGTTATATCGCACAGGTTCTGCGTTGATGGCGGTTATGTTTGCGGCCCCACTTGTGTGGATGCTGATGGTCTCCATCAAAGAAGAAGGCATGAAGATTATTACGGTCCTGGACTGGTTTAAACCGCCATATTCACTTGCCGTCTATAACGAAATTCTGACAACGACAAAGCTGTCACAGTGGGTGGTTAACAGTCTGTTCGTCGCTGTAGTTGTAACAGTACTGACTGTGATTTTCGCTGCCATGGCTGGATTCGCTCTGTCCAAAGTACCGTTTCGTTTCCGTACATTTGTTTTTTTCTTCATTCTTGGCGGACTGCTGATTCCGGGTGAAGCAACCATTATTCCGCTCTATCAGGTAGCCAAGGATTTGCATTTGCTGAACTCATACAGTGGATTGATTATTCCTGCTTTGGCTTCACCAGTAGCTGTCATCGTGCTCAAAAGCTTCTTCGATGGGGTTCCCAATGATCTGCTGGAGAGTGTGCAAATTGACGGGGGAGGCTTTTGGCGAATCTTTACCAGCATCATGCTGCCTTTGACACGTCCGGCCATGGCATCGATGGCGATTCTGACATTTATTGGTTCGTGGAACAATTTCTTATGGCCATTCCTTTCCATAACCGATGATAATCTGTTTACGCTGCCAATGGGTATCCCAACGCTAATGGGTCAGTATTCAGAAGATTACGTCAAACCAATGGTTATCAATGCAGTGGCCTCTGTTCCCATCATTATATTGTTTATCATTTTTGAGAAACAGATTGTTAAAGGCATCAGCATGTCTGGTATTAAGGGTTAA
- a CDS encoding ArsR/SmtB family transcription factor — protein sequence MLELSFDNPDELVTVTHALSTRSRVDILRLLISQNLNIVEIAEALKLPVSTVASNIKVLEAARLINTELLPASRGAMKVCSRNYDDIHIALNLEKAIPKGDIQVYEVDMPIGHYSDCEVSPTCGMANGEGMIIREDEPASFYHPKHVGAQIMWFRKGYVEYLMPLEIPAEAVIESLELSMEICSEAPNYDHNWPSDISVWINGVEIGMWTCPGDFGDRRGKLNPAWWFEWSTQYGLLKTWRVDKNKTTLDMERISAVDLAQLNLQNSHKLRVRIGMKPDAVHQGGVNLFGRQFGDYDQNIKMTVHYAVH from the coding sequence ATGCTTGAGCTGAGTTTTGATAATCCGGATGAACTGGTCACGGTCACGCATGCGTTATCGACTCGATCCAGAGTGGATATTCTCCGACTATTGATCTCCCAAAACCTGAATATCGTTGAAATCGCGGAAGCTCTCAAACTTCCCGTATCCACAGTAGCCAGCAACATCAAGGTTTTGGAAGCAGCAAGGCTGATTAATACCGAACTGCTGCCTGCCTCTCGCGGGGCGATGAAGGTATGCAGCCGCAATTACGATGATATTCATATTGCTCTTAATCTGGAGAAAGCAATTCCCAAAGGCGACATTCAGGTATACGAAGTGGATATGCCTATCGGTCATTATAGTGATTGTGAAGTGTCACCCACTTGCGGCATGGCGAATGGCGAGGGCATGATTATTCGTGAGGATGAACCCGCCAGCTTTTATCATCCGAAGCATGTCGGAGCGCAGATTATGTGGTTTCGTAAGGGATATGTCGAATATTTGATGCCACTGGAGATTCCGGCAGAAGCGGTAATCGAATCGCTGGAACTGTCCATGGAAATATGTTCTGAAGCGCCAAACTATGATCATAATTGGCCTTCCGATATTTCCGTATGGATTAACGGTGTGGAAATTGGTATGTGGACATGTCCTGGTGACTTTGGAGATCGGCGCGGCAAGCTCAACCCGGCGTGGTGGTTTGAATGGTCAACACAGTATGGTTTATTAAAGACATGGCGGGTGGACAAAAATAAGACGACGCTGGATATGGAGAGAATTTCAGCAGTGGATCTGGCTCAGCTTAACCTTCAAAACAGCCATAAGTTAAGGGTGCGGATCGGTATGAAGCCGGATGCGGTTCATCAAGGAGGCGTAAATCTCTTTGGGAGACAATTTGGAGATTATGACCAAAATATCAAGATGACTGTACATTATGCTGTTCATTAG
- a CDS encoding carbohydrate ABC transporter permease: MKIKKMRADMQALVFLLPFLIIYGLFTIWPMIKGVEMTFYKWTLIKKMDFVGLDNFRKVFQDREVWEAIWHSTFFVFLSTPTMIILAILLALIANRKSSLQKFYRIIFFIPSVLSVAVAAYLGLFVFQPYTGFVNSVLHLVRLLPQNSEIFWLTETGLAWVVITVITLWWTVGFNFILYLSAMQEIPDEIYEAARLDGASDTQIFWRITLPYLKPLTKTITMLQIIASYKVFMQIYVITGGGPLDQTRPIIQLIYQTGFKNNNLGYAATMSYILFVILLVLSALQYWMTNRKGAEY, encoded by the coding sequence ATGAAGATCAAAAAAATGAGAGCGGATATGCAAGCGCTGGTATTTCTGCTTCCATTCTTAATTATTTATGGTTTATTTACGATCTGGCCCATGATTAAAGGTGTGGAGATGACCTTCTACAAATGGACGTTGATCAAGAAAATGGATTTTGTTGGCCTGGATAACTTCCGAAAAGTTTTTCAGGACAGAGAGGTTTGGGAAGCGATCTGGCATTCAACCTTCTTTGTTTTCTTGAGTACACCGACCATGATTATACTCGCGATTCTGCTGGCTTTGATTGCCAACCGAAAATCGTCTTTACAAAAGTTCTACCGCATCATCTTCTTTATACCAAGCGTACTCTCCGTTGCCGTCGCAGCTTATCTGGGTTTATTCGTATTTCAGCCTTATACGGGATTCGTCAATTCCGTCCTGCATCTTGTCAGGTTATTGCCTCAAAATTCCGAAATATTCTGGCTGACGGAAACGGGGCTCGCCTGGGTCGTTATTACCGTAATTACCTTGTGGTGGACAGTCGGATTTAACTTTATTTTGTATCTTTCCGCCATGCAGGAAATACCGGATGAAATTTATGAAGCAGCAAGGCTGGATGGTGCGAGTGATACACAAATATTTTGGAGGATTACTCTTCCTTATCTGAAGCCACTGACCAAAACCATTACCATGTTGCAGATTATCGCTTCCTACAAGGTCTTTATGCAGATTTATGTCATTACAGGCGGGGGACCGCTGGATCAGACACGTCCGATTATTCAGTTAATCTATCAGACCGGATTCAAGAACAACAACCTGGGCTATGCCGCAACGATGTCCTATATTTTATTCGTGATCCTGCTGGTGCTGTCGGCGCTGCAATACTGGATGACTAACCGGAAAGGGGCGGAATACTGA
- a CDS encoding response regulator transcription factor: MIHILVVEDDTKLNRIICTYLSNNGYEAKGCFNPREAYDLMYNQMYDLLISDVMMPEIDGFEFAETVRGINKNIPILFITARDDISSKQRGFLAGIDDYMVKPVDLDELVLRVGALLRRANIAHEKKLIVGSLLMDANDMTTTVDGKEIPVTVREFNILYKLLSYPKHTFSRAQLMDEFWGIESQTSLRAVDVYIVKLRDKFSSCEDFKIMTVHGLGYKAVLQ, from the coding sequence ATGATCCATATACTTGTTGTGGAAGACGATACCAAACTCAATCGAATTATTTGCACCTATCTATCGAATAATGGGTACGAGGCCAAAGGCTGCTTTAATCCACGTGAGGCATATGATTTGATGTATAACCAGATGTACGATCTTCTCATTTCCGATGTGATGATGCCAGAGATTGATGGCTTTGAATTTGCGGAGACCGTAAGAGGCATCAATAAGAACATTCCCATTCTTTTTATTACCGCCCGTGATGATATTTCCTCCAAACAAAGAGGTTTCCTTGCAGGCATCGACGATTACATGGTCAAACCGGTGGATCTGGACGAATTGGTTCTGCGTGTGGGTGCTCTCCTGCGGCGGGCCAATATCGCACATGAGAAGAAATTGATTGTAGGCAGTCTGCTGATGGACGCTAATGATATGACGACCACGGTGGATGGCAAAGAAATTCCTGTGACAGTCCGGGAATTCAACATTCTATATAAATTGTTATCTTATCCGAAACATACCTTCTCACGAGCTCAGCTTATGGATGAGTTCTGGGGTATCGAAAGTCAGACGAGCCTGCGTGCCGTGGACGTATATATTGTCAAACTTCGCGACAAGTTCTCCAGTTGTGAAGATTTCAAGATCATGACGGTACATGGTCTGGGTTATAAGGCCGTACTGCAATGA
- a CDS encoding methyl-accepting chemotaxis protein yields the protein MTIMDNSFFRNNTTKINNIIVTILWLTLLSFCFFIASNEVQLEVVCSLLIELSIATVLIIRKKPVLTMVVLMIAILTCTTPYIESPAAGMLIMVVLCVISLYLNRVLLYGFGAMYNIAYIVMYYSGHQQYDSTFFMTIGFIELTIVALYFVCKRGRDLIQVALNKEAEARELVTALDTMVGVIRENTSMLNTDIASCNNDIRMLKNMSNTITTNIQGVTEGIRDQSGSIGQISEEVNKADGKMSEIYQMSHLLADISEQNGLVVRQSSDRIVQMGNQMAIINATVTESMTTVEELNKSMDEVNTFLTAINQISDQTNLLALNANIEASRAGEAGAGFAVVANEVKKLAQECSNTVKQIDEIIHNIKRKTQLVVEKATNGSEAVQEGKAISIQVLESFDNIKSTFEHIDQYIAKELDMTDQMSLIFNRVRQQVDHISNISQKHAAATEDVLVTAQEQKSNMDVIYEFMGKINHSSIRLQDLIAKNTK from the coding sequence ATGACCATCATGGACAACAGCTTTTTTAGAAACAATACAACTAAAATAAACAACATTATCGTCACGATTTTATGGTTAACCCTGCTATCATTCTGTTTCTTCATTGCCAGCAATGAGGTTCAACTCGAAGTCGTGTGCTCCCTGTTAATTGAGCTGTCTATTGCCACCGTATTAATTATTCGCAAAAAACCAGTCTTGACGATGGTCGTTCTGATGATTGCCATACTGACCTGTACGACGCCATATATTGAATCACCTGCTGCAGGCATGCTCATTATGGTTGTTCTCTGTGTGATTTCTCTTTATTTGAATAGAGTTCTGCTATACGGGTTTGGGGCGATGTACAACATTGCTTATATAGTGATGTATTATTCAGGCCATCAGCAATATGATTCGACTTTTTTCATGACGATTGGGTTCATCGAACTGACGATCGTTGCTCTATATTTTGTATGTAAACGCGGCAGAGATCTGATTCAGGTTGCTCTTAACAAGGAAGCGGAAGCAAGAGAGCTTGTGACGGCACTGGATACTATGGTAGGGGTCATTCGTGAGAACACATCCATGCTGAACACGGATATTGCGAGCTGCAATAATGATATTCGTATGTTGAAAAATATGAGCAATACGATAACCACGAATATTCAGGGAGTGACGGAAGGCATACGCGATCAATCCGGGAGCATTGGACAAATTAGTGAAGAGGTAAACAAGGCTGATGGGAAAATGTCCGAAATCTATCAAATGTCACATCTGCTCGCCGACATCTCAGAACAAAATGGTCTGGTTGTTCGCCAAAGCTCGGATCGAATTGTTCAAATGGGCAATCAGATGGCTATTATTAATGCCACAGTTACAGAGTCAATGACGACCGTTGAGGAATTGAACAAAAGCATGGATGAAGTGAATACCTTCCTAACAGCCATCAACCAAATCTCTGATCAGACCAACCTGCTGGCCTTAAACGCAAATATTGAAGCCTCCAGAGCAGGGGAAGCAGGAGCGGGGTTTGCCGTCGTAGCCAACGAGGTCAAAAAGCTCGCGCAGGAATGTTCCAACACGGTTAAACAAATCGACGAAATCATTCATAATATCAAGCGGAAGACACAGCTTGTGGTTGAAAAAGCGACGAACGGAAGTGAAGCAGTGCAAGAAGGTAAAGCCATCTCTATTCAGGTACTTGAAAGCTTTGACAATATCAAGTCTACATTTGAGCATATTGATCAATACATAGCGAAGGAATTGGATATGACGGATCAGATGAGCCTAATCTTTAATCGAGTTCGTCAACAAGTGGATCATATTTCTAATATCTCGCAGAAGCATGCTGCAGCGACTGAAGACGTCCTGGTAACAGCTCAGGAGCAGAAAAGCAATATGGACGTCATCTACGAATTCATGGGCAAAATCAACCATTCCAGTATCCGTTTGCAGGATCTGATTGCGAAAAACACGAAATAA
- a CDS encoding zinc-dependent alcohol dehydrogenase — MMKAAIYYGKNDIRVEERSIPVVGPRDVLVRNVRAGICGTDINIVKAGKGDMGISLGSEFGHEMVGDIVEIGSEVSPMIEIGMRVGINPITAKKAGRRKSLECSGFSQYVLIEDAELDYNLYKMGKTVPAEVASLIEPMSVGRHGAFSTSPEPEDHIVVMGAGPIGLLAAASLIAEGMKHVCVVDMDEWRLAKAAGLGALTVNTGETALEEGLIGHYGSVNVYGVDVPDVDVFIDAAGAPALFENMMKIVKPKAKISIIAVYKSEVPISLHQVMSKEVQIKGSSGYTHEDFSKVVEYLTSFQEELSTLVTHVYKLDDIQEAFTTAIEAKETVKVVIDLA, encoded by the coding sequence ATGATGAAAGCAGCCATCTATTATGGTAAAAATGATATTCGTGTTGAAGAAAGATCAATCCCGGTCGTAGGTCCCCGAGATGTTCTGGTCAGAAATGTGCGGGCCGGCATCTGCGGCACTGATATTAATATTGTAAAGGCTGGCAAAGGTGACATGGGCATCAGCCTTGGTTCAGAATTTGGACATGAAATGGTTGGTGATATTGTCGAAATTGGCTCAGAAGTTTCTCCAATGATAGAAATCGGAATGCGCGTCGGGATCAATCCCATCACTGCCAAAAAAGCAGGAAGACGCAAATCCCTGGAATGCTCCGGATTTTCCCAGTATGTATTAATAGAAGACGCCGAGCTTGATTATAACCTGTACAAAATGGGTAAAACGGTACCCGCAGAAGTCGCTTCACTGATTGAACCAATGAGTGTTGGGCGACACGGCGCTTTCAGTACCAGCCCTGAGCCCGAAGACCACATTGTCGTGATGGGTGCAGGTCCGATCGGCTTGCTGGCCGCTGCCAGTTTGATTGCTGAAGGTATGAAACATGTCTGCGTAGTTGATATGGACGAATGGCGCTTGGCTAAAGCTGCCGGACTTGGGGCTCTAACCGTGAATACAGGTGAAACTGCACTTGAAGAAGGGTTGATTGGACATTACGGTTCTGTGAATGTTTACGGTGTTGACGTCCCGGATGTCGATGTATTTATTGATGCGGCAGGCGCTCCGGCTTTGTTTGAGAACATGATGAAGATCGTCAAACCTAAAGCCAAAATATCGATTATTGCCGTGTATAAATCCGAAGTACCGATCAGTTTACATCAGGTCATGTCCAAAGAAGTTCAGATCAAAGGCTCCAGTGGCTACACCCACGAGGATTTTAGCAAGGTGGTGGAGTATCTGACCAGCTTCCAAGAAGAACTGTCCACACTGGTCACTCATGTATATAAGCTGGATGATATTCAGGAAGCCTTTACTACGGCCATTGAAGCCAAAGAAACCGTTAAAGTGGTAATCGATCTAGCATAA
- a CDS encoding ABC transporter substrate-binding protein codes for MKKKIGRLALTLLLSFSTVLSACSGGSNEAGESGTGDGKVTLSFWTLFDGGDGANMQTLVDEFNKTHPDIEVKNTKLAWGEYYTKLVTAVGNGNGPDIGISHSSRLPDLINQGVVTELDTPATDAGVDWSTYNQNLLDAVTVEGQHYAVPIDTHPFIMFYNKKLLKDAGLLGEDGKPILEQSADGFLSFLQTLKEKLPAKTTPFALSNNNDDPYRLWWSLYSQLGGNDVVSDDLKSAAIDKEKGIKAADYIQKLYTEGYIKKNDPDFYKNFQSGTAAIIMTGVWTTGTWESTKGLEFGAMPIPKFYDQEATWGDSHTIVLPLTKDEDPAKRKAAMTFADWVADNGQVWAKAGHIPSKPSVLEKQEFKDLPYRSDYSEVASVVKFSKHSTKNAQIRDEAAFKFLNEVWMNKMTPADAMNNMETAIQKILSE; via the coding sequence ATGAAAAAAAAGATCGGCAGGTTAGCACTGACATTATTGCTCTCATTCTCAACCGTGTTAAGTGCATGTAGCGGAGGCAGTAATGAGGCGGGTGAGAGTGGCACTGGTGATGGAAAAGTGACATTGTCATTCTGGACATTGTTCGATGGTGGTGATGGCGCAAACATGCAGACATTAGTCGATGAATTCAACAAAACCCATCCGGACATAGAAGTGAAGAATACCAAATTGGCCTGGGGCGAGTATTATACGAAGCTCGTTACTGCTGTTGGTAACGGTAATGGACCGGACATTGGGATTTCCCATTCCTCCAGACTGCCCGATCTGATCAATCAGGGGGTTGTCACAGAGCTTGATACTCCGGCTACGGATGCAGGTGTGGATTGGAGCACCTATAACCAGAATCTCTTGGATGCGGTTACTGTAGAAGGTCAACATTATGCAGTCCCCATTGACACACATCCCTTTATCATGTTCTACAACAAAAAACTGCTAAAAGATGCAGGCTTGCTTGGTGAAGACGGAAAACCGATTCTGGAGCAATCGGCTGACGGATTTTTGAGTTTCCTTCAAACTTTAAAAGAGAAGTTGCCTGCCAAAACGACCCCGTTTGCATTGTCCAATAATAATGATGACCCTTACCGCTTGTGGTGGTCGCTGTACTCCCAGTTGGGTGGTAACGACGTGGTGTCGGATGATCTGAAGTCCGCAGCCATTGATAAAGAGAAAGGCATCAAAGCCGCTGACTATATCCAGAAGCTTTATACCGAAGGCTATATCAAGAAGAATGATCCGGACTTCTATAAAAATTTTCAAAGTGGAACAGCCGCTATTATCATGACAGGGGTCTGGACGACAGGAACGTGGGAATCCACCAAAGGACTTGAGTTTGGTGCTATGCCAATTCCGAAATTCTACGACCAGGAAGCAACATGGGGAGATTCTCATACCATTGTTTTGCCACTGACTAAGGATGAGGACCCGGCTAAACGCAAAGCAGCGATGACTTTCGCCGACTGGGTTGCTGACAATGGTCAAGTGTGGGCGAAAGCCGGACATATTCCATCCAAGCCATCCGTGCTGGAAAAACAGGAATTCAAGGATCTGCCATACCGCAGTGATTATTCCGAAGTTGCGAGTGTAGTTAAATTCAGCAAACATTCCACCAAAAATGCACAAATCCGCGATGAAGCTGCCTTTAAATTTTTGAATGAAGTATGGATGAACAAAATGACTCCTGCGGATGCCATGAACAACATGGAGACAGCCATTCAGAAAATACTGAGCGAATAG
- a CDS encoding alpha/beta hydrolase: protein MNHHQQLKMVQQLRENVVGTGSALQPSSSFSVGTEEVIIPTRTGGTRVLVYRPDSDLSTPLPVYINMHGGGFIFGKAEMDDPWCRLIADQAGCVVINVDYRLAPEHKFPSAVYECYDVLTWVHEHPAQFSTHADLIAIGGHSAGGNLAAAVCLLNQQHGAGIPIVLQILDYAPLDLVTDPAEKPSFEEAIPAEIAKTFNAMYVETAKDAHNPLASPVMAESLEGLPEALIITAEKDSLAAEGRSYAERLKQAGVKVFHKEYEGAPHGFTHFGDLAVAEEAWHLMSDKLKEASDTMFFILLI from the coding sequence ATGAATCATCATCAACAACTCAAAATGGTACAACAATTACGTGAAAATGTTGTAGGTACAGGCTCGGCACTTCAGCCAAGCTCGAGTTTTTCTGTAGGAACGGAAGAAGTGATCATTCCAACTAGGACAGGGGGTACTCGGGTACTGGTGTACAGACCTGACTCTGATCTGTCTACTCCACTACCTGTATATATCAATATGCATGGTGGAGGTTTTATCTTCGGAAAAGCAGAGATGGATGATCCCTGGTGCCGCCTGATTGCCGATCAAGCGGGCTGTGTGGTCATAAATGTGGATTACCGTCTTGCTCCTGAGCATAAGTTTCCATCTGCTGTGTATGAGTGTTACGATGTATTAACATGGGTTCATGAACATCCGGCGCAGTTCTCCACCCATGCCGACCTTATTGCCATCGGAGGGCATAGTGCGGGTGGAAACTTGGCGGCAGCAGTATGTTTACTCAATCAACAGCACGGGGCGGGAATTCCGATTGTACTGCAAATTCTTGATTATGCACCGCTGGATTTAGTTACTGATCCAGCGGAGAAGCCAAGTTTCGAAGAAGCGATTCCGGCGGAAATAGCCAAAACCTTTAACGCCATGTATGTTGAAACGGCAAAAGACGCTCACAATCCGCTCGCTTCGCCTGTAATGGCAGAATCTCTTGAGGGTCTTCCAGAAGCGTTGATCATTACAGCAGAAAAAGATTCACTTGCAGCAGAAGGAAGAAGCTATGCAGAACGGTTAAAACAAGCCGGTGTGAAGGTTTTTCATAAGGAATACGAGGGTGCACCTCATGGGTTCACACATTTTGGTGATCTGGCTGTTGCAGAAGAAGCCTGGCACCTGATGAGTGATAAATTGAAAGAGGCATCGGATACGATGTTCTTTATCTTGCTGATATAA
- a CDS encoding HAMP domain-containing sensor histidine kinase, with protein MNKKQKPDARIKSHLFSWKEFLFTYLLLSILTAGQALIYDAYLPVEVVPWQYIFGISGYWSIVSLIFCLVTARQRYKTFDKPMRKLSEAAKQVAEGDFSVYLEPIHRADKLNYVDVMFEDFNKMVEELNSIETLKNDFISNVSHEIKTPLSVIHGYATALQQDDLEPDLRKEYTDTIISSTNKLATLVVNILKLNKLENQEILPAAEPYDVCRQLVDCAIYFENAWEEKNIEFVVDIEDRAMIHAEESMLEIVWHNLISNALKFTPSGGTITLKQSSDEDTITVMVSDTGCGMDEETMRHIFDKFYQGDASHHAEGNGLGLALSLRVIELVGGVISVKSEPHKGTTFTVQLQVKR; from the coding sequence ATGAACAAGAAGCAGAAACCTGATGCACGAATCAAGTCCCATCTTTTTTCATGGAAAGAGTTCCTATTTACCTACCTTTTGCTGTCGATCCTGACGGCGGGTCAAGCGCTAATCTATGATGCGTATTTACCGGTGGAAGTTGTGCCGTGGCAATACATTTTCGGAATCTCGGGATATTGGAGCATTGTGAGTCTCATTTTTTGCCTGGTTACCGCACGACAAAGGTACAAAACGTTTGATAAGCCTATGCGAAAACTCAGTGAGGCTGCAAAGCAGGTGGCAGAAGGCGACTTCTCAGTATATCTCGAACCGATTCATAGAGCGGACAAGCTGAACTATGTGGATGTCATGTTTGAGGACTTTAACAAGATGGTGGAGGAATTGAACAGCATTGAGACGTTGAAAAACGACTTTATATCGAATGTATCCCATGAAATCAAGACACCGTTGTCGGTCATTCATGGCTACGCCACGGCCCTGCAGCAGGATGATTTGGAACCCGATCTTCGAAAGGAATATACGGATACTATTATTTCCTCTACCAATAAGCTGGCGACGCTCGTCGTCAACATCCTCAAGCTGAACAAGCTGGAGAACCAGGAGATTCTGCCTGCTGCCGAGCCGTATGATGTATGTAGGCAGCTAGTAGATTGCGCAATATATTTTGAAAATGCATGGGAAGAAAAAAATATTGAATTTGTGGTCGATATTGAGGATCGTGCGATGATTCATGCTGAAGAGAGTATGCTGGAAATCGTATGGCATAACCTGATTTCCAATGCGCTTAAATTTACACCCTCCGGTGGAACAATTACCTTGAAGCAGAGTTCGGATGAAGATACGATCACGGTTATGGTATCCGATACAGGCTGCGGGATGGATGAGGAAACGATGAGGCATATCTTTGATAAATTCTATCAGGGCGATGCTTCCCATCATGCGGAGGGGAACGGCTTGGGGCTTGCTCTTTCGCTCCGCGTTATTGAGCTGGTAGGAGGCGTTATATCCGTCAAAAGTGAACCTCACAAAGGCACGACATTTACAGTCCAATTACAAGTTAAACGTTGA